The DNA sequence TCCCGGAACGGCAAAACAGATTGCCGCATAGCACGCAAGCCAATATAGGAAAATGCAAGACCGCGATTTCTGGTTCGCGGCAAGTTTGGATTGGGGAAGACCATGACAACCGCAACGACGACGCGCCCGCTTGTTTTCCTGGCCTTGCCGCAGGAAGGTGCCGCGCGACTGGCAACGCAGTTTTTGCTGGCGATCACCGGGACGCTGCTCTTGACGCTTTCGGCCAAGACCAAGGTGATGCTCGGGCCTGTCGACCTCTCGATGCAGACGCTCGCCGTCCTGCTGATCGCCGCCGCCTTCGGCATGCGGCTGGGCGTCGCCACCCTGCTGCTCTACATGGCGGAAGGCGCCATGGGCTTCCCCGTCTTCCAGGGCACGCCGGAAAAAGGCATCGGCATTGCCTATATGCTCGGCTCGACCGGCGGCTATCTCGCCGGCTTCGTGGTCATGGCGGCGATTGTCGGCTGGGCCGCCGACCGCGGCTGGGACCGTCATCCGATCAAGCTTTTCAACGCCATGCTGGTTGCCGAAGGGGTGATGATGGCGATGGGTTTTGCCTGGCTGGCAATGCTCATCGGTCCGGAAAAATCCTGGCAGTTCGGCGTCGTGCCGTTCATCGTCGGCGATCTCATCAAGGTCGCGCTCGCGGCCAGCCTCGTGCCGGCCGTCTGGTCGCTGCTGAAGCGCTCCTGAAATTTGGGGGTCCCTGCCGCCGATCGAATGGCAGGAGCTTCAAATAGATTCCATCGGCGCAAACTCCTCGTGATCGGACCAACAGCAAAAAGTGCCATAATCCGGCCATCGTCGGTGTTAAGCTTCGTTAACGGGCAAAGGGGTGCGATTGGCGACTGAAAGAGGTTCGCATGGACGCGCTCGACGATAAGGTTCTCGAGAGTACGCTTGCCGAAAGCCTGGCCGATCTGGTGCCGGACGAAAAGACCGTTTCCGAAGACGAGTTCGTCGAAGTTGTCGGCGGCGCGCTCGAAGCGGTCGGCGGCACACTGCTGTTCAAGATGTGCGTCCAGAACGAAGGCGAAGGCCAGCACGTCGCGGCGGCATCCGTCGGCGATGGCGGCAATCGCCAGTTCCTTCTGCTCACCTTGCCAACCGTCGGAGGGGCGCTGAAGGTCGAGACGATCTCGAGAAGCAGCAACCCGGTGGCGGGCATCGCGGCCGCCTATGCCGGGCTGATGGACGCCTTCAAAACCGCTGCCTGATTTTCCGCTGCCACGCCAAGGCCAGTCTTGCGCCACGCACGGGCGCTTGGTGTCTGCTTGTTTGTGACCACGGGCCTTGTTCTATCCGGTCGCCCACCACACCTAAGGTCGGGGCAAGGAGAACCAGCATGGATAAGATCGCCAACCCGGCACCCGGCTTCCAGCGCAATCCCGACAAGATCATTACGATAGAGCCCTATTCCGGCACCGTCACAATCCGCGCTGGCAGTACGGTCATCGCTTCTTCCGCCAAGGCGAAGGTGCTGACGGAGGCCCCCTACCCCGCCGCCTTCTACATTCCGTTCGCCGACATCGATTTCGACAAGCTCAGCCGAACGGATCACGCGACGCACTGCCCCTACAAGGGTGATGCCAGCTATTGGAGCGTGCTGCCGGCGGGCGAAGCGGGCAAGGACGCGATGTGGGCCTATCGGCAGCCCTTCGACGAGATGACCGACATCCGCGACCACGGCGCGTTCTACGCCAGCAAGGTCAGCATCGAGGCCAAGCCGGACTGAACGCTTCGGCTTGAAGACACTCAGGGGCATTGATATTCAGGTGATGCCGGCCCTTAGTCGGTGGTGCCGTGATTACCCGTTCCGTCGGCATCGTCGAGGCGCACGAAGGTCATGCCCTTGTCCTTGAGCGCCAGCAGGCCCTGAACCACGCCCTCGCCGGCGGCATGGGTCGGCTGATTGATGTGGGAGATGATGACATCACCGTCCTTGGCGGCGGCGATGCGCCTGGCCGTTTCCTTGGCGCCGAGCAGCGAGCCACCGTCGCCATTGATCGAGAAGCCGGCAATCTTGAAGCCGAGCTTGCGGATCATCGCAATGGCCGAGGGACTGTATTCGGCTGTTGCGCCACGGAACCATTTCGGCGCCGGTTCGCCGGTCGTGGCCAGAGCCGCGGCCCCCGACTCGACTTCGGCAAGGACTGCTTCCGGGCTGCCGGCGCTGCGTATGCCATAGATCTTCTGTGGCGTGTCGACCGCCGGGATATGCCGGCCACCGTGATTTTCCAGCTCGAACAGGTCGGGATGCGCCCGCATGATCGCGACGGCCTCGGCGTTGCGCTTCAGCCAGATGCCGGTGACGAAAATGGTAGCCGGTATCTTGTTGTCCACCAACGCCGAGAGAATGCGCGTGTCGGTCTTGCCGCCGCAGGCATCGAGCGTGAGTGCAACGCGACCGGTTCCGCTTGCAGCCGGCTTGATGTGCAGCGTGGGTTCGACCAGCGGCGTGGCATGGGCGCTGGATATCAGCGCCACCGACATGGCGATCATGCAGAGATGTTTTTGCGGCAAATGCATCGAACCAAGTTCCCGACCGGCGGTTTCAAGCCGACATCCCAAGACCCGCATGAAGGCGGAAATCGGACGAGGGATAGCAGAAAAACGCCTGGCGCGGCAATTTGACCTCCCACTTGGTCG is a window from the Mesorhizobium australicum WSM2073 genome containing:
- a CDS encoding biotin transporter BioY; this translates as MTTATTTRPLVFLALPQEGAARLATQFLLAITGTLLLTLSAKTKVMLGPVDLSMQTLAVLLIAAAFGMRLGVATLLLYMAEGAMGFPVFQGTPEKGIGIAYMLGSTGGYLAGFVVMAAIVGWAADRGWDRHPIKLFNAMLVAEGVMMAMGFAWLAMLIGPEKSWQFGVVPFIVGDLIKVALAASLVPAVWSLLKRS
- a CDS encoding DUF427 domain-containing protein, whose amino-acid sequence is MDKIANPAPGFQRNPDKIITIEPYSGTVTIRAGSTVIASSAKAKVLTEAPYPAAFYIPFADIDFDKLSRTDHATHCPYKGDASYWSVLPAGEAGKDAMWAYRQPFDEMTDIRDHGAFYASKVSIEAKPD
- a CDS encoding polysaccharide deacetylase family protein, with protein sequence MHLPQKHLCMIAMSVALISSAHATPLVEPTLHIKPAASGTGRVALTLDACGGKTDTRILSALVDNKIPATIFVTGIWLKRNAEAVAIMRAHPDLFELENHGGRHIPAVDTPQKIYGIRSAGSPEAVLAEVESGAAALATTGEPAPKWFRGATAEYSPSAIAMIRKLGFKIAGFSINGDGGSLLGAKETARRIAAAKDGDVIISHINQPTHAAGEGVVQGLLALKDKGMTFVRLDDADGTGNHGTTD